One Microcaecilia unicolor chromosome 4, aMicUni1.1, whole genome shotgun sequence genomic region harbors:
- the PRNP gene encoding major prion protein has product MAKSLLTWGIVVLLFLTWIDISQPLKIKTGKSKSGSKKPTSNWGSWGNPNSGTGNTGGTWGNRNPSYPGSNWNNWGQNYNPYGGGSSYNKQWKPHNKAKPNMKMMAGAAVAGAVAGGIGGYALGNAVGRSRIFFDDDYQRYYYNQHPNQFPDRVYRPQYNTNQRVTEDIFVNDCFNYSMTEYVVKPSVEKNVNETDAMETQVMQHVIRQLCIREYQMASGAKILTPPSLVLCVLLFISLVTQ; this is encoded by the coding sequence atggcGAAGAGTCTTCTGACCTGGGGTATTGTGGTCTTGCTATTTCTGACATGGATAGATATTTCCCAGCCTCTGAAGATCAAAACTGGAAAGAGTAAAAGTGGGAGTAAGAAACCTACAAGCAACTGGGGCAGCTGGGGCAACCCAAATAGTGGAACTGGCAACACTGGGGGCACCTGGGGAAACCGGAACCCGAGTTATCCTGGAAGCAACTGGAACAACTGGGGGCAAAACTACAACCCTTATGGAGGGGGAAGTAGCTACAACAAGCAGTGGAAACCACACAACAAAGCCAAGCCAAACATGAAAATGATGGCTGGGGCTGCTGTGGCAGGGGCAGTTGCTGGGGGCATAGGAGGCTATGCTCTGGGAAATGCCGTTGGGAGGAGCCGAATTTTCTTTGATGACGATTATCAGCGGTACTACTACAACCAACACCCCAACCAGTTCCCTGACCGTGTCTACAGACCCCAATACAACACCAACCAGCGGGTGACAGAGGACATCTTCGTCAATGATTGTTTCAACTATTCCATGACTGAATATGTGGTGAAACCCTCTGTAGAGAAGAATGTGAATGAAACAGATGCCATGGAGACCCAGGTCATGCAGCATGTGATCAGGCAATTGTGCATCAGAGAATATCAGATGGCATCAGGAGCAAAGATACTCACTCCCCCTTCACTGGTACTCTGTGTGCTGCTGTTCATCTCCCTTGTCACTCAGTGA